The Planococcus liqunii genome includes a region encoding these proteins:
- the pilM gene encoding type IV pilus biogenesis protein PilM: MALSFLSRKARVATITIEEDAIRHVDLKSHSPLQLNCAEELALPAGIIEDGKIIDTEALEAILDKAVNQWGLSKKSVRFLAPDEFVIIRKVPYPEDVEPDELKGHFFIEIGSTLYLPFEDPVFEVVPYHTETEDPEVIIIASKESVIQEYENVLDRVKLKAVVADITPLALYRLAYLQHDFTEDEHVMLIDLQSQKMTISVFHEHFPLFMRPVDLELSSIISEDPNEILDVIEEESEKLANFYSFNMNGGDLGITKVIFNGESADWDALQARLEERFSLPVLPVVLDAIPSDDSDDVPGRFNRAIGLALKEV; encoded by the coding sequence ATGGCCTTATCGTTTTTATCGAGAAAAGCGCGAGTCGCGACCATAACTATAGAAGAAGACGCGATTCGTCATGTCGATCTGAAATCCCATTCTCCACTTCAACTAAACTGTGCGGAAGAGCTTGCTCTTCCTGCCGGCATCATTGAAGACGGGAAAATAATCGACACAGAAGCGCTGGAAGCGATACTCGATAAGGCTGTCAATCAGTGGGGTCTCTCTAAGAAGTCAGTCCGATTCCTCGCCCCTGACGAATTCGTTATTATCCGCAAAGTACCTTACCCCGAAGATGTTGAACCCGATGAGTTGAAAGGCCATTTCTTCATCGAAATCGGTTCAACGCTTTACTTGCCTTTCGAAGATCCCGTCTTTGAAGTGGTACCCTATCATACCGAAACCGAAGACCCGGAAGTAATCATCATCGCTTCGAAAGAATCGGTCATCCAGGAGTATGAAAATGTTTTGGACCGCGTCAAACTGAAAGCGGTCGTCGCAGACATCACGCCGCTAGCATTATATCGGTTGGCATATCTGCAGCATGACTTTACTGAAGATGAACATGTCATGCTGATTGATTTGCAATCACAAAAAATGACGATTTCCGTATTTCATGAACACTTCCCGCTATTCATGCGGCCGGTTGATTTGGAACTAAGTTCAATAATTTCTGAAGATCCGAACGAGATTTTGGATGTGATTGAAGAGGAGTCCGAAAAGCTTGCGAACTTTTATAGTTTTAATATGAATGGTGGCGACCTCGGCATTACGAAAGTGATTTTTAACGGCGAATCGGCCGATTGGGACGCACTTCAAGCACGATTGGAAGAGCGTTTTTCTTTGCCGGTCTTGCCGGTTGTACTTGATGCTATTCCGTCTGATGATTCGGATGATGTACCCGGACGTTTTAACCGCGCCATCGGTCTTGCGCTGAAAGAGGTGTGA
- a CDS encoding VanW family protein, whose amino-acid sequence MNNKVFGITFALVLASALLFFGVANAGAMAVDTWIFPTEEFEDNTYIGTTDVSNLEHEQAKQLFVGQVDSWRTSSELLVTYQDATASYPLENAEILLDETIAQAQSGTQNNFVFQLQPETTQTFLAQQFPSALFSEADIENITNKLETALADGQTQTRVAISDDTLEVPREIVSEATITHTLKDGEAMAVVNALNGLELAPASQFSFLDFVNALKLANITDAELTEIASSIYSAVLKTNFSVDERSIGAEAPAAVPLGQEAAINRTLGIDFVFTNTNNSSFTLNLSMDNGSLTAMLTGYPLNYEYEILASGEQKIKPRLVKQYSAFVTKGSTIGEKGREGVRINVLRSVREDGKELKVDAVSTDFYPPVHRIEIYPLIKTETAPATGTTVPQPGQPGFIDANGDGVHDVPATPATPLPGQPGFVDANGDGVHDAPVTTPVTPQPGQPGFTDANGDGVHDMPVPTPTTPLPGQPGYTDSNGDGVHDTPAAGSETDDQQNDTPANTDKEKDPVYDKSGKLVNP is encoded by the coding sequence GTGAACAATAAAGTATTCGGAATTACCTTTGCACTTGTACTCGCATCAGCATTGTTATTTTTTGGAGTAGCTAATGCGGGGGCAATGGCAGTCGACACATGGATCTTCCCGACGGAAGAATTCGAAGACAATACGTATATCGGAACAACCGATGTGTCGAATTTGGAACATGAGCAAGCCAAACAACTATTTGTGGGCCAAGTGGACTCTTGGCGGACGAGCTCGGAGCTTCTGGTAACTTATCAAGATGCAACAGCGAGCTATCCGCTAGAGAATGCCGAAATTTTATTGGATGAAACCATTGCTCAAGCTCAAAGTGGAACACAAAATAATTTCGTGTTTCAATTGCAACCCGAAACAACTCAAACTTTCTTAGCACAGCAATTTCCGTCTGCCCTGTTTTCGGAGGCAGATATAGAAAACATCACCAATAAATTAGAAACAGCATTAGCTGATGGCCAAACACAAACACGCGTTGCCATCAGCGATGATACGCTGGAAGTTCCGCGTGAAATTGTATCGGAAGCAACGATTACGCATACATTAAAAGATGGGGAAGCAATGGCAGTTGTTAATGCGTTAAACGGGCTCGAGCTTGCGCCAGCCAGTCAATTTTCTTTTTTGGATTTTGTGAATGCTTTAAAGCTTGCGAACATAACCGATGCAGAACTGACAGAAATCGCTTCTTCAATTTATTCGGCAGTGTTGAAAACGAATTTTTCGGTAGATGAACGAAGCATCGGAGCCGAAGCTCCTGCAGCGGTTCCACTTGGCCAAGAAGCAGCCATCAATCGTACACTTGGCATCGATTTTGTATTTACGAACACCAACAACAGCTCATTTACATTAAATCTATCCATGGATAACGGTTCGCTGACAGCGATGCTTACCGGTTATCCGCTGAATTATGAATACGAAATTTTAGCGAGTGGTGAACAAAAAATCAAACCTCGCTTGGTTAAACAATACAGCGCATTTGTGACAAAAGGTTCGACGATCGGAGAAAAAGGGCGTGAAGGGGTTCGGATCAATGTACTTCGTTCCGTTCGGGAAGACGGCAAAGAATTAAAAGTCGATGCAGTTTCGACCGACTTTTACCCGCCGGTACACCGCATTGAAATTTATCCGCTGATCAAAACAGAAACAGCACCGGCAACTGGGACGACTGTGCCGCAGCCCGGCCAACCTGGATTTATTGACGCGAATGGTGACGGCGTCCATGATGTACCCGCCACCCCCGCAACGCCGCTTCCTGGCCAGCCTGGATTTGTAGATGCGAACGGCGATGGAGTTCATGACGCGCCGGTAACAACACCGGTTACCCCCCAGCCTGGTCAACCCGGATTTACTGACGCCAATGGCGACGGTGTCCATGACATGCCAGTACCAACTCCGACAACGCCACTGCCGGGCCAACCAGGATATACCGACTCGAACGGTGACGGTGTCCACGATACGCCTGCAGCTGGTTCGGAAACAGATGATCAGCAAAACGATACACCTGCAAATACCGATAAAGAAAAAGATCCGGTATACGACAAAAGTGGGAAGTTAGTTAATCCTTAA
- a CDS encoding PulJ/GspJ family protein yields the protein MKLDQRGITLVELIAALALVSIIATVAWTALSIGFKHTAAETTKTQLQQDANIIVTKLSNEHRRSDHYYFQMAEDHLETNTCTELDPANINCTGFVRLTDNNFLYSGTINGVKFEEWNAAEKIDPEKKHVVLMLKVADPVKPSRSVEVQTTLTRILTD from the coding sequence ATGAAGTTAGATCAAAGAGGCATTACATTAGTTGAGCTAATTGCAGCGTTGGCATTAGTGTCTATCATAGCAACAGTAGCTTGGACAGCTTTATCAATCGGCTTTAAACATACAGCAGCAGAAACCACTAAAACCCAATTGCAGCAAGATGCCAATATAATCGTCACAAAGTTGAGCAATGAGCACCGGCGGAGTGATCATTATTACTTTCAAATGGCTGAGGACCATCTGGAAACCAATACATGTACAGAGTTGGATCCTGCCAATATAAATTGTACGGGGTTTGTTCGACTAACGGACAATAACTTTTTGTACAGTGGAACCATCAATGGCGTTAAGTTTGAAGAATGGAATGCGGCAGAAAAAATTGACCCGGAAAAGAAGCATGTAGTTCTGATGTTGAAAGTCGCGGATCCTGTTAAGCCCTCACGATCTGTTGAAGTTCAGACGACTTTAACCAGAATTTTAACCGATTAG
- a CDS encoding type IV pilus modification PilV family protein yields MKKAWNEKGLTLVEILAALVILGIFFIGILTIFPQMTVFNARTETKLDTMNLAKQEMASILTVSKWQKLLVTSPNDPTSLEPEFLKKEKIKLEMEILGYTHDAAASIENLPYSGTSFSRYKREGEYRYETDIYLQCDPFLAQASSGTGTKVPCAENDRTKLYKIHLKVFSNKNSPDGSYRMSSETYSYIRYIAKKPPVVTGGS; encoded by the coding sequence ATGAAAAAGGCTTGGAATGAGAAGGGGTTAACTTTAGTTGAAATTTTAGCTGCACTAGTTATTCTTGGCATTTTTTTCATCGGCATCTTAACCATCTTCCCGCAAATGACAGTGTTTAATGCTCGCACTGAAACAAAGCTTGACACCATGAATTTAGCGAAACAAGAGATGGCTTCTATATTAACTGTTTCCAAATGGCAGAAATTACTGGTAACGAGTCCAAACGATCCTACTTCGCTAGAACCTGAGTTTTTAAAGAAAGAAAAAATTAAACTTGAAATGGAGATTTTAGGGTATACCCATGACGCTGCAGCTTCAATTGAGAATTTACCTTATTCAGGAACATCTTTCTCACGATATAAGCGTGAAGGCGAATATCGATATGAAACAGATATCTATCTTCAATGTGACCCCTTTTTAGCACAAGCTTCGTCAGGGACGGGGACCAAAGTGCCTTGTGCTGAAAATGACCGTACCAAATTGTACAAGATTCATTTGAAAGTTTTCAGTAATAAAAATTCTCCTGATGGCAGTTATCGAATGAGTAGTGAAACGTATTCTTATATTCGTTATATAGCAAAGAAACCGCCTGTTGTTACAGGAGGGAGCTAA
- a CDS encoding type II secretion system F family protein — MASFKYEGRDRKKIRSGVIVADNRRSAVEKLRDEGVRVIDIREVPTSTLQKDISFGAPVKRDQFIMFLRQFSTLMRAGVTIVDAVKILSQQVESKALRKTLSEINEELRKGNPLSSSLAKYPKIFEPLTINLVRAGELSGTIDESLDRLATHYDKAYQTRQKVISAMSYPVIVGVLAIGVIIFLLSSIVPMFAEMFEGMGNELPLLTQVVMGASDFVKVYWYLIVLAALLFAGAIWLMKRNEKGTLILDTIMLRIPIFGKMLKKSALARMTRTLSSLFSSSVPILQAMTMTEKVVGNAVMSKVILASRDSLERGGSLTEPMKNHWAFPPLIPHMISIGEQTGSLDHMLAKVAEFYEKEVEAETDRLKALIEPLMIVVLAALVGTIILSIMLPMFDMFQNVDQM, encoded by the coding sequence ATGGCCAGTTTTAAATATGAAGGACGAGACCGGAAAAAAATACGCTCTGGCGTTATTGTAGCGGATAATCGCCGCTCGGCCGTTGAAAAGCTTCGGGACGAAGGGGTCCGTGTCATCGATATACGGGAAGTGCCAACTTCAACGCTTCAAAAAGATATTTCTTTCGGAGCGCCGGTTAAACGCGATCAGTTTATCATGTTCTTACGCCAATTCTCGACCTTGATGCGTGCAGGGGTAACCATAGTGGATGCCGTAAAAATCTTGTCTCAGCAAGTCGAATCAAAAGCATTGCGCAAAACCTTAAGTGAAATAAACGAAGAACTGCGAAAAGGGAATCCCTTGTCCAGTTCTCTCGCCAAATACCCAAAAATCTTTGAACCCCTGACCATTAACTTGGTCCGGGCGGGAGAACTGTCCGGAACAATTGACGAATCGCTCGACCGATTGGCGACCCATTACGACAAGGCGTATCAGACGCGGCAAAAAGTGATTTCGGCGATGTCTTATCCGGTGATTGTTGGCGTTTTGGCAATTGGCGTAATCATTTTCCTGCTGTCATCAATCGTGCCGATGTTTGCGGAGATGTTTGAAGGTATGGGGAACGAACTGCCGCTGCTGACGCAAGTCGTCATGGGAGCGAGTGATTTCGTCAAAGTGTATTGGTACTTGATCGTCTTGGCCGCACTGTTGTTCGCTGGTGCCATCTGGCTGATGAAGCGGAACGAAAAAGGAACGTTGATCTTGGATACGATCATGCTTCGCATCCCGATTTTTGGAAAGATGTTAAAAAAATCGGCATTGGCCCGGATGACACGGACTTTGAGTTCGTTATTTTCGAGTTCCGTGCCGATCCTGCAGGCCATGACGATGACTGAAAAAGTCGTCGGCAACGCCGTCATGTCCAAAGTCATTCTGGCGTCCCGGGATTCCTTGGAACGCGGAGGGTCTTTAACCGAACCGATGAAAAACCATTGGGCATTCCCGCCGCTCATTCCACACATGATTTCGATTGGCGAACAGACCGGTTCACTGGATCATATGCTGGCGAAAGTAGCGGAGTTTTACGAGAAAGAAGTAGAAGCGGAAACCGACCGGTTAAAAGCGCTTATTGAACCATTAATGATTGTGGTTCTTGCCGCTCTAGTTGGGACTATAATCCTATCTATTATGTTGCCGATGTTTGATATGTTCCAAAACGTGGATCAAATGTAG
- a CDS encoding GspE/PulE family protein codes for MARTRKRLGDILIELGLITEADLQGTLDAKQSDQKLGDALVQRGLITEHQLIETLEKQLGIPHVTLFQYPFDPNLFNVVPKEFAKRKSLVPLRAEGDRLFIAMADPTDFFTIDDLRLTTGFQIEPAIASKEDILKTITKYYDEESYDAMLEEMPQDTTQEEELDDIDGPIVRLVNQILSNAVSLKASDVHFDPQENRILVRYRIDGTLRTEKVLPKTMQQMVTARIKILANLDITENRIPQDGRIKTTVDLRAVDLRVSSLPTVFGEKIVMRILDLGANLTDIGKLGFNDINMQRFLREIDKPNGIILISGPTGSGKSSTLYAALNKLNSEEVNIITVEDPVEYQLEGINQIQVNSNVGLTFAAGLRSILRQDPDIVMVGEIRDKETADISIRASLTGHLVLSTIHTNDSIASITRLMDMGIEPFLVTASLNAVVAQRLIRRVCRDCREAQPATVREQEIFAKRGLTVDVIARGKGCPSCNMSGYRGRMAIHEVLVVDEDIKTIINRGGTAAEIREVAIKNKTIFLIDDGLLKVKEGLTTTEEVLRVAMTD; via the coding sequence TTGGCGAGAACGCGAAAAAGACTGGGTGACATTTTAATCGAGTTGGGGCTTATTACAGAAGCAGACCTTCAAGGTACGTTGGATGCGAAGCAGTCTGACCAAAAATTGGGGGATGCATTGGTTCAACGCGGACTAATTACGGAGCATCAATTGATTGAGACGCTCGAAAAGCAACTTGGCATACCGCACGTCACATTGTTCCAGTACCCATTTGATCCGAACTTGTTCAATGTGGTACCGAAAGAGTTTGCGAAACGAAAATCATTGGTGCCGCTTCGGGCTGAGGGGGATCGTCTGTTTATCGCCATGGCCGACCCGACCGATTTCTTTACCATTGATGATCTTCGTCTGACCACAGGTTTCCAGATCGAACCGGCCATTGCTTCGAAAGAGGACATTTTAAAAACCATTACGAAATATTACGACGAAGAATCGTATGACGCCATGCTCGAAGAAATGCCGCAAGATACGACTCAAGAAGAAGAGCTTGATGACATCGACGGTCCCATTGTCCGCCTAGTCAACCAAATCCTTTCCAATGCCGTCTCATTGAAAGCGAGCGATGTGCACTTTGATCCACAAGAAAATCGGATTTTGGTCCGATACCGCATCGATGGCACTTTGCGCACCGAAAAAGTCTTGCCGAAAACGATGCAGCAAATGGTGACGGCCCGCATCAAGATTTTAGCGAATTTGGACATTACTGAAAACCGGATTCCTCAAGATGGACGCATCAAGACAACCGTTGATCTTCGGGCAGTGGATCTTCGGGTTTCTTCGCTGCCGACAGTATTTGGAGAAAAAATCGTTATGCGGATTTTGGATTTGGGAGCCAACTTGACCGATATTGGCAAGCTTGGCTTCAATGACATCAATATGCAGCGGTTTCTGCGAGAAATCGACAAGCCGAACGGCATCATCTTGATTTCAGGGCCGACGGGTTCAGGCAAGTCGTCCACTTTATATGCCGCACTCAATAAACTCAACAGTGAAGAAGTCAACATCATTACCGTAGAAGACCCGGTGGAGTACCAATTAGAAGGCATCAATCAAATTCAAGTGAATTCGAATGTCGGATTGACTTTTGCTGCCGGATTGCGGTCCATTCTACGGCAGGATCCAGACATCGTCATGGTTGGGGAAATCCGGGACAAAGAAACAGCCGATATTTCGATTCGTGCCTCGCTAACCGGTCACTTAGTATTGAGTACCATCCACACAAACGATTCGATCGCTTCCATCACTCGGTTAATGGATATGGGCATCGAACCGTTCCTGGTCACTGCGTCACTCAATGCGGTCGTAGCCCAGCGTCTGATTCGGCGCGTGTGCCGGGACTGCCGGGAAGCACAACCGGCTACTGTACGAGAACAGGAGATTTTCGCCAAACGCGGATTGACGGTAGATGTCATTGCGCGCGGCAAAGGCTGCCCGAGCTGCAATATGTCCGGCTACCGGGGACGTATGGCAATTCATGAAGTACTGGTCGTCGACGAAGACATCAAGACGATCATTAACCGCGGCGGAACGGCAGCTGAAATTCGTGAAGTGGCCATAAAGAACAAGACCATTTTCCTGATTGACGATGGTTTACTAAAGGTGAAGGAGGGTCTGACAACGACAGAAGAAGTGCTGCGCGTTGCCATGACAGATTAA
- a CDS encoding sensor domain-containing diguanylate cyclase gives MTRISKNRWALWIFWLLLVPPGLYLVHQIFPTPQIDPWHLAAYVLFFVLTCLMPMNINGASTYLVQWVTIAVFLKYGIFVEILISQLMMLIVMVRSRTDEPMTMRIPFNSIMFFLISCFSGLAYLGAGGKIGSLDLLHILFYGLIFQLVSVFSNQIIYYSYDRLTGSQAKFFSIDALWDFALTLILFPYAIALYISEAYIGVSALLLLGIPFLIMTAVMKLYNNTQLINNDLQKAGEIGHQLAARLTADEVLDQFVIQVSEMFNVDYAYVIDYRGGSLLMLRMFEHQEFKHREIPPLRYYKGIAGRVIVNNAPIIYNKKNEWQDIVTGYIPNETESIMCTPIARNSKIEGVLMLASKKKYAFKSHQLKILDFLSTYFAVSLEKAGYVQKAIAKSERCGLTKLYNYRYLDEALEKSMEKVKSGAIGNLSLVMVDIDHFKAINDEYGHQSGNDILMGLARILEAEVGQEGIVARYGGEEFVIMFENYSKDLTLLFAENLRKKIEMHDFQIQRDLDMERSIENIHITLSIGVSTAPDDSDEPNALLRNADRALYIGAKQAGRNKVAAYSK, from the coding sequence ATGACGCGTATCAGCAAAAACCGCTGGGCTTTATGGATCTTCTGGCTGCTGCTTGTGCCGCCCGGACTATATTTAGTCCATCAGATCTTTCCGACGCCTCAAATAGACCCCTGGCATTTGGCAGCATATGTGCTTTTTTTCGTTCTTACTTGCTTGATGCCAATGAACATCAACGGCGCTTCAACTTATCTCGTTCAATGGGTGACAATCGCCGTCTTTCTGAAATACGGCATCTTTGTTGAAATTCTAATTTCACAATTGATGATGTTAATCGTTATGGTCAGAAGCCGGACCGACGAACCGATGACAATGCGGATTCCGTTTAATTCGATCATGTTTTTCCTGATCTCCTGTTTTTCAGGGTTAGCCTACTTAGGCGCAGGGGGCAAAATCGGTTCCCTTGATTTGCTGCACATTCTGTTTTATGGATTGATCTTCCAGTTGGTGTCTGTTTTCTCCAATCAGATCATTTACTACTCATATGATCGTTTGACGGGCAGCCAGGCGAAATTCTTCTCTATTGATGCCTTATGGGACTTTGCATTGACGCTCATTCTCTTCCCGTATGCCATCGCATTGTATATTTCAGAAGCTTACATCGGCGTTTCGGCGCTGCTCTTACTCGGCATCCCGTTTCTCATCATGACTGCTGTGATGAAACTTTACAACAACACCCAACTGATCAACAATGATTTGCAAAAAGCAGGGGAAATTGGCCATCAGCTAGCGGCAAGGCTGACAGCTGATGAAGTACTTGATCAATTTGTCATTCAAGTATCCGAAATGTTCAATGTTGATTATGCTTATGTGATAGATTACAGAGGTGGAAGTCTATTAATGCTTCGCATGTTTGAACATCAGGAATTTAAACATCGAGAGATTCCGCCACTTCGTTATTACAAAGGGATTGCTGGCCGTGTCATTGTCAACAACGCACCTATCATTTACAACAAAAAAAATGAATGGCAAGATATTGTCACAGGATATATCCCGAACGAGACTGAAAGCATCATGTGTACACCGATTGCCCGGAATAGCAAAATTGAAGGTGTCTTGATGTTGGCATCCAAAAAGAAGTATGCTTTCAAGAGCCATCAGCTAAAAATACTGGATTTTTTAAGCACATATTTTGCTGTGTCACTTGAAAAAGCAGGTTATGTTCAAAAAGCAATTGCCAAAAGTGAACGATGTGGTTTGACAAAGCTTTACAATTATCGTTATTTAGATGAAGCATTAGAGAAAAGTATGGAAAAAGTTAAATCTGGAGCTATAGGAAATTTATCGCTTGTGATGGTGGACATTGATCATTTCAAAGCGATTAATGATGAATATGGCCACCAAAGCGGAAATGATATATTAATGGGTCTTGCTAGAATTTTAGAAGCGGAAGTTGGACAAGAAGGAATTGTTGCCCGCTACGGCGGAGAAGAATTTGTTATCATGTTTGAAAATTATAGCAAAGATCTTACGCTGTTGTTTGCAGAAAATCTCCGTAAGAAAATTGAAATGCATGATTTTCAAATTCAACGCGATTTAGACATGGAACGCAGTATCGAAAACATTCATATTACTTTAAGCATTGGTGTGTCAACAGCACCAGATGATAGCGATGAACCGAACGCCCTTTTGCGCAATGCAGATCGTGCGTTGTATATTGGAGCTAAACAAGCCGGGCGAAATAAAGTTGCAGCTTACTCGAAATAA
- a CDS encoding type IV pilus twitching motility protein PilT: protein MNTTLNYIDSVLTAAIEMKVSDVHMTTGIPPVFRMHGSLKQYGEERLMPEMTKEIARELMPESLWETFLEKGEMDYSYSIPGISRFRVNSFHQRGSISHAFRAIPMKIPTIEDLNMPDTLKRLSETHQGLILVTGPTGSGKSTTLAAMIRYMNEHLTKHIITLEDPIEYMHRHGTSIIDQREVGFDTKSFANGLRAALRQDPDVILVGEMRDLETITTAITAAETGHLVMGTLHTSSAASTVERIIDVFPPNQHAQIRTQLGGILKAVISQRLLPTADGKGRVAATEILINNPAIANLIRTEKVHQIPNVILTNRSAGMHMMSTSVQELLKKGVISRQIAQPFLVGED, encoded by the coding sequence ATGAATACAACTCTGAATTATATAGACTCTGTTTTAACTGCAGCCATTGAGATGAAAGTATCGGATGTCCACATGACGACCGGCATTCCGCCGGTTTTCCGGATGCATGGCTCGCTTAAACAATACGGAGAAGAACGATTGATGCCAGAAATGACAAAGGAGATCGCCCGGGAATTGATGCCGGAATCGCTGTGGGAAACCTTCTTGGAAAAAGGCGAGATGGATTATTCATATTCCATTCCCGGCATTTCCCGCTTCCGGGTTAACTCATTCCATCAGCGTGGATCGATTTCCCACGCATTCCGTGCAATTCCCATGAAAATCCCGACCATTGAAGATTTGAATATGCCGGATACGTTGAAGCGGTTGTCAGAAACGCATCAAGGTTTGATCTTGGTGACCGGTCCAACCGGTTCCGGGAAATCGACGACACTGGCAGCGATGATTCGCTATATGAACGAGCATTTAACCAAACACATTATTACTTTAGAAGACCCGATTGAGTATATGCATAGACATGGAACGTCCATCATCGATCAAAGGGAAGTCGGGTTTGACACGAAGTCATTCGCCAATGGCTTGCGCGCGGCTCTCCGTCAAGATCCCGATGTCATCCTTGTTGGGGAAATGCGGGATTTAGAAACCATTACAACGGCCATTACCGCAGCCGAAACAGGCCACTTGGTCATGGGGACGCTCCATACTTCGAGTGCGGCATCTACAGTGGAACGGATCATTGACGTATTTCCTCCAAACCAGCATGCTCAAATACGGACGCAACTTGGCGGAATATTAAAAGCGGTTATTTCCCAACGCTTGCTTCCGACAGCTGATGGAAAAGGGCGAGTTGCCGCCACTGAGATTCTAATCAACAATCCGGCGATTGCCAACTTGATCCGTACGGAGAAAGTGCATCAAATACCAAACGTCATATTAACGAATCGTTCAGCCGGTATGCACATGATGTCGACGTCCGTGCAGGAATTGTTGAAAAAGGGAGTCATTTCTCGTCAAATTGCGCAACCATTCCTGGTAGGTGAAGACTAA
- a CDS encoding prepilin-type N-terminal cleavage/methylation domain-containing protein, with amino-acid sequence MKKFLQKKLKEQKGMTLIELLAVIVIIAIIAAIAIPAIGNIIDNSREKAAVSDAQMVLSAGNLFFTENGTPENGTANIAVAADGTKSGTLVPFIDDAGNITTATVKKLTAGNQITATVVTDQGTYQFNNMTNNALANITDAQLTAAFTAKP; translated from the coding sequence ATGAAGAAATTTCTTCAGAAGAAGTTAAAAGAACAAAAAGGGATGACGTTGATCGAGCTTTTGGCAGTTATCGTTATTATCGCAATTATCGCAGCGATTGCTATTCCAGCAATTGGGAATATTATTGATAATAGTAGAGAGAAAGCAGCGGTATCAGATGCGCAAATGGTATTGTCTGCCGGTAATTTATTCTTTACAGAGAATGGTACGCCAGAAAATGGAACAGCAAACATTGCGGTGGCAGCTGACGGTACAAAATCAGGCACATTAGTTCCTTTTATTGATGATGCTGGTAATATTACTACAGCAACAGTAAAGAAATTAACAGCAGGGAATCAAATTACAGCTACAGTAGTAACAGATCAAGGCACATACCAGTTTAATAATATGACTAATAATGCATTAGCAAATATTACTGATGCTCAGTTAACAGCTGCCTTTACTGCAAAACCTTAA